The Schistocerca americana isolate TAMUIC-IGC-003095 chromosome 5, iqSchAmer2.1, whole genome shotgun sequence genome includes a window with the following:
- the LOC124616138 gene encoding trypsin alpha-3-like yields the protein MIRNLVLALCLLAPSFAAPRGRQLWSRGEGRVIGGSNADISNYPWQLAFQYGGSQICGASIISGNWALTAAHCVEGKSVSLMSVRGGSTYKNSGGTVLNVASGYMHKQYNSATVDYDIAVLQVSGSLSGTNMRTVGLPSDNYDPPGGLAVTATGWGQTSTSGGAPNNLLKVDMSIIDRATCQNIFANVNTVTARMVCAGQAGKSVCMGDSGGPLVSGSTQVGIVSWTGSSCEATGAAYANVGNLRSWIRDATGV from the exons ATGATCCGCAACCTGGTCCTCGCACTGTGCCTGCTGGCGCCGAGCTTCGCAGCGCCGAGAGGGCGCCAGCTGTGGTCCAGGGGCGAAGGCCGGGTGATTGGCGGCTCCAACGCCGACATCTCCAACTACCCCTGGCAGCTGGCCTTCCAGTACGGCGGCTCCCAGATATGTGGCGCCTCCATCATCAGCGGCAACTGGGCGCTGACAGCGGCGCACTGCGTCGAAGGCAAGTCCGTCTCGCTGATGAGCGTGCGAGGCGGCTCCACGTACAAGAACAGCGGCGGCACTGTGCTGAACGTCGCTTCCGGCTACATGCACAAGCAGTACAACTCCGCGACGGTTGACTACGACATAGCGGTGCTGCAG GTGTCTGGATCCCTCTCGGGTACCAACATGCGTACCGTGGGCCTGCCCTCTGACAACTACGACCCACCAGGCGGTCTCGCCGTCACTGCCACCGGCTGGGGCCAGACGTCCACCAGCGGCGGCGCCCCGAACAACCTGCTCAAGGTCGACATGAGCATCATAGACCGCGCCACCTGCCAGAACATCTTCGCCAACGTGAACACCGTCACGGCGCGCATGGTGTGCGCAGGACAGGCCGGCAAGAGCGTCTGCATGGGCGACTCTGGCGGTCCCCTGGTCAGTGGCAGCACGCAGGTCGGCATCGTCTCCTGGACCGGCAGCTCTTGCGAGGCTACTGGAGCCGCGTACGCCAACGTCGGCAACCTCCGCTCCTGGATTAGGGATGCTACCGGTGTTTAA